One genomic segment of Streptomyces sp. NBC_00239 includes these proteins:
- a CDS encoding peptidoglycan-binding protein, translated as MSRRRLVAALAAVAAVAGGGAAVTALGSPGEQQAVADPGLPPATVPLTRGDLSDSSRQDGTLGHLGERKINAGPAGTLTWLPPAGSTVARDGRLYEVDGAPVRLMYGAEPMYRTLKTGDKGKDVRQLEENLAALGYVGFTVDEEYTAKTAAAVKRWQKSHDLKRTGTVGPDALVFAGSAVRVKAAAAAPGDRVAPGGPVLTVTGSERVVRFKVPVADAGLAKAGTAVVVQLPDGSRAPGKVSSVGKTASAGDDPQDRTPKIDVTVSFDAPEKVTGIDQSPVTVDLTGETRKGVLSVPVNALLALPGGGFGIQVVENGTARDVKVELGMFGQGRVEITGSGLREGMKVGVPSA; from the coding sequence ATGAGCCGGCGCAGGCTCGTGGCCGCCCTGGCCGCGGTCGCGGCGGTCGCGGGCGGCGGCGCGGCCGTCACCGCGCTGGGCTCCCCCGGCGAACAGCAGGCCGTCGCCGACCCGGGCCTGCCGCCCGCCACGGTCCCGCTGACCCGCGGCGACCTCAGCGACAGCTCCCGGCAGGACGGCACCCTCGGCCACCTCGGCGAACGGAAGATCAACGCGGGCCCGGCCGGCACCCTCACCTGGCTCCCCCCGGCCGGCTCCACGGTGGCACGGGACGGGCGGCTGTACGAGGTCGACGGCGCGCCGGTCCGTCTGATGTACGGGGCCGAGCCGATGTACCGGACCCTCAAGACCGGCGACAAGGGCAAGGACGTCCGGCAGCTGGAGGAGAACCTCGCCGCCCTCGGATACGTCGGCTTCACCGTCGACGAGGAGTACACGGCGAAGACCGCCGCCGCCGTGAAGCGCTGGCAGAAGTCCCACGACCTGAAGCGGACCGGGACCGTCGGCCCCGATGCGCTCGTCTTCGCCGGCAGCGCGGTACGCGTCAAGGCGGCGGCCGCCGCTCCCGGCGACCGAGTCGCGCCCGGCGGGCCGGTGCTCACCGTGACGGGCTCCGAGCGGGTCGTACGGTTTAAGGTGCCCGTGGCGGACGCCGGCCTCGCGAAGGCCGGCACCGCGGTCGTCGTACAGCTCCCGGACGGGTCGCGGGCGCCGGGGAAGGTGTCGTCGGTCGGCAAGACCGCGTCGGCGGGCGACGATCCGCAGGACCGGACGCCGAAGATCGATGTGACGGTCTCCTTCGATGCTCCGGAGAAGGTCACCGGGATCGACCAGTCCCCGGTGACGGTCGACCTCACCGGCGAGACGCGCAAGGGCGTGCTCTCGGTGCCCGTCAACGCGCTGCTCGCCCTGCCCGGCGGCGGTTTCGGCATCCAGGTCGTCGAGAACGGCACGGCGCGGGACGTCAAGGTGGAACTCGGCATGTTCGGCCAGGGCCGGGTCGAGATCACCGGCAGCGGTCTGCGCGAGGGCATGAAGGTCGGGGTGCCGTCCGCATGA